Proteins encoded in a region of the Streptomyces sp. NBC_00258 genome:
- a CDS encoding PadR family transcriptional regulator — translation MLELAILGFLAEGPLPGHELRRRISQLTGYTRPVSDGSLYPAINRLTKAGLIERRADPAAGAARYVLSLTAAGRAEMLQRLRRPADHEITDFTRFYVVLAFLSHLPDVAEQHAVLRRRLEFLEEPASFFYDNERPLRAEEIADPYRRGMLLTARATSRAERTWLRETLGEEPPAFDTACTDSDPHAPAAPAS, via the coding sequence ATGCTGGAACTCGCGATACTCGGCTTCCTCGCCGAGGGACCCCTGCCTGGACACGAGCTGCGGCGCCGCATCTCACAGCTGACCGGCTATACGCGGCCGGTCAGTGACGGCAGCCTGTATCCGGCGATCAATCGTCTGACCAAGGCGGGCTTGATCGAGCGGCGCGCCGACCCGGCCGCGGGGGCGGCCCGGTACGTGCTCAGCCTGACCGCGGCCGGACGGGCCGAAATGCTTCAGCGCCTGCGCAGGCCCGCCGACCACGAGATCACCGACTTCACCCGGTTCTACGTCGTCCTGGCGTTCCTCTCCCACCTGCCCGACGTGGCCGAACAGCACGCGGTGCTGCGCAGACGGCTGGAGTTCCTGGAAGAACCGGCGAGCTTCTTCTACGACAACGAGCGGCCCCTGCGTGCCGAGGAGATCGCCGACCCCTACCGGCGGGGCATGCTGCTCACCGCCCGCGCCACCAGCCGCGCCGAACGGACCTGGCTGCGCGAGACCCTCGGGGAGGAACCGCCCGCATTCGACACCGCATGCACCGACAGCGATCCACATGCGCCCGCCGCTCCCGCGAGCTGA
- a CDS encoding ester cyclase, producing MNIDSMLRSQVPAQTSLERHSKMPSQSTESVMNRFVEFINTGNEDLAREVISPDAVFHAPSHPEPLRGPDGYMEVIGMMRSAFPDVQWTLEETVTEGDTVAARFTMRGTHDGEFFGIPASGNKISVQAMNFYYLADGRIVGERGQPDLLGVMQQIGAVPAP from the coding sequence GTGAACATCGATTCGATGTTACGCTCGCAGGTACCCGCCCAAACGTCTCTGGAGAGGCACAGCAAGATGCCGTCGCAGTCCACCGAGTCAGTGATGAACCGTTTCGTCGAGTTCATCAACACGGGCAACGAGGATCTCGCCCGCGAGGTCATTTCTCCGGACGCGGTGTTCCACGCGCCAAGCCACCCGGAACCACTGCGGGGGCCCGATGGGTACATGGAAGTCATCGGGATGATGCGCAGCGCCTTCCCCGACGTTCAGTGGACGCTGGAGGAGACGGTCACCGAAGGCGACACTGTGGCCGCGCGTTTCACCATGCGGGGAACCCACGACGGTGAATTCTTCGGGATCCCGGCGAGCGGCAACAAGATCTCGGTGCAGGCCATGAACTTCTACTACCTGGCCGACGGCCGGATCGTCGGCGAACGGGGCCAGCCCGATCTCCTCGGGGTGATGCAGCAGATCGGTGCCGTACCGGCGCCGTGA